A window of Thalassophryne amazonica chromosome 21, fThaAma1.1, whole genome shotgun sequence contains these coding sequences:
- the mrps10 gene encoding probable 28S ribosomal protein S10, mitochondrial, protein MSTSTMISRGVFSVARMRSGIYLGLRALGAYPGHRKCITIRSQLLSAPCAPFHTATVFSSTPSITVTEEPDTLFQKVSVLVKGHDKAVLNSYEFFATMAAKELGIKVTKVYEPSRVIERFTLLKSVHIFKKHRVQYEMRTHYRCIELSHLTGSTTQVYLEYIQRNLPEGVAMEVTKTAMEKVPEHILEPMWKDHPIADTPGQ, encoded by the exons atgtcgacCTCCACAATGATCAGTCGTGGTGTGTTTTCTGTTGCAAGGATGCGTTCAGGAATCTATTTG GGATTGAGAGCTTTGGGCGCCTATCCGGGTCATAGGAAATGTATTACAATCAG GTCGCAGCTCCTGTCGGCACCATGTGCACCATTCCATACTGCAACAGTGTTCTCCTCAACGCCGTCA atcacagtcacagaagagCCAGACACATTATTCCAGAAGGTGTCTGTGTTGGTCAAAGGTCACGATAAGGCTGTCTTGAACAGCTATGAGTTCTTTGCTACCATGGCAGCTAAAGAGCTGGGCATCAAAGTCACCAAAGT TTATGAACCATCCAGGGTCATTGAGCGGTTTACACTTTTGAAGTCGGTCCACATTTTCAAGAAGCACAGGGTTCAGTATGAGATGAGAACACACTACCGATGCATTGAG TTGTCACATTTAACTGGCTCAACAACACAGGTgtacctggagtacatccagagaAATCTCCCTGAAGGTGTTGCTATGGAGGTAACAAAG ACTGCAATGGAGAAGGTTCCAGAACACATCCTTGAACCCATGTGGAAGGACCATCCCATTGCTGATACACCTGGCCAGTGA